From Paenibacillus sp. GP183, one genomic window encodes:
- a CDS encoding class D sortase: MRRWGIVLMLIGMCVFAFPQLQLYYEDLQQQKLLASLNEFTDAASVAPVEDVQLESPDSSGYMESSVPETFSLVKEAPKVDHAPAQPVKTVVKSSSADSIAKVQALAPPIKKKPATMGIGILEISKINVRLPILEGASNANLNVGAAHLAGTAAIGNDGNTVIAAHHSYKYGRMFNRLQELAAGDIVTIQNGNQTLQYKVTGSEMVEPTDISVLDQPAKGKHLTLITCDNDGSHRLIVRADLQ; the protein is encoded by the coding sequence ATGCGTCGATGGGGGATCGTTCTGATGCTGATCGGGATGTGCGTATTCGCATTTCCCCAATTGCAGCTTTATTATGAAGATCTGCAGCAGCAAAAGCTGCTTGCTTCATTAAATGAATTCACGGATGCTGCCTCAGTAGCGCCGGTAGAGGATGTTCAGCTTGAATCTCCCGATAGCTCGGGTTATATGGAATCTTCTGTACCCGAAACATTTTCCCTGGTGAAAGAAGCTCCAAAGGTAGATCATGCACCGGCACAGCCTGTCAAAACTGTTGTTAAATCATCTTCAGCGGATTCCATTGCTAAGGTACAGGCACTAGCACCACCAATCAAGAAGAAACCGGCTACAATGGGTATCGGCATCCTGGAAATCTCCAAAATTAATGTCAGGTTGCCCATCCTGGAGGGAGCCAGCAATGCCAATCTGAATGTTGGAGCGGCTCATTTGGCCGGGACAGCCGCGATTGGAAACGACGGCAACACAGTAATTGCAGCGCATCACAGTTACAAGTACGGACGCATGTTTAACCGATTGCAAGAACTGGCAGCGGGGGACATCGTCACCATTCAGAATGGAAACCAGACTTTACAATATAAAGTAACGGGTTCCGAAATGGTCGAACCGACAGATATTTCCGTTCTTGATCAACCTGCGAAAGGCAAGCATCTGACTTTGATAACCTGTGATAACGACGGTTCTCATCGTTTGATTGTACGTGCTGATCTACAATAA